The following coding sequences are from one Manduca sexta isolate Smith_Timp_Sample1 chromosome 7, JHU_Msex_v1.0, whole genome shotgun sequence window:
- the LOC115440006 gene encoding hemicentin-1, translated as MLLRFLAILIFVHSVLYASCARTKSLTFVIDDTKSMRDDINQVLKEVDGIMNLVLNKASEIEDLVLVTFNDPDVHLRKKTRSRKEFERALSSIKVNNYNNYDCPEYSLSGIEMALFKSKPGSYIYVFTDASAKDYKKADKIKDLCQKTQSKVVFVLTGNCRRPESVKYQVYHEVAIASSGLVLEVEKNEVNLVVKTIHTFVEGNTNPVKSVTIPANKKFVKLPFSVDDKTDNIIISGTGKNIILLVDSIGEEILMSTKNSKMLQLNKPAPGNYTIKVKASSTSHVVVYARTNFTFQHGFSQTQPKTINDTSRKPLANMQNRLSILIEDPNDSVEIETAQLMNLEDETPIGKPLQLKQIEDNLYITQPFISPEFPFKLAVNGHYVDNNRPVRSFAKTPIYPNIVDIAVKKKPTVTISEGVSTTVIMGSELILTCKVHAYPNPEIIWIDENGNTLRSKTSCVEKPYDFISYLNLTRVEKAKKYACAARNRLGHDKKQIDVKIGDPFKVISYPGENTRAKYAESTSLKCRISSDFKMKITWYYNGGYGAKKLHSNDIYNISSDGTELVIKSLKKDLAGKYTCVASLLSDRHIRKIFTTNLEVYGYDPPIILKLVSFLRAQESEAVTIPCVLSQGVPKPTIQWQYRTKGSFVDVDVKADARLRVSNDGLHISKSQLLDNGEYKCIAQNDAGIDEHIATLTINKKPEINIIEGTEIKIDYGSEVQIECKVTGNPLPKIEWREENGDIVAPKSLDDPIRHQYHQSSILILKNQKRSKKMYCCSENAEGKDMKAIDIIVGPAFHVISHPEGVTNVNYNEEANIICDVRSNMPMEITWFYTNDKTGEKTKITPSSKYSMLLNGTVLKIHSMDLDLVGKYTCNASLTLDEDQHRSFDTLLRIQGLKKPKLAEGPHLLKMVRADSKVTLECRVLEGHPKPTISWEFRSRGSDVFLPTNATGNQLEITIAILNNSGHYRCKAQNVLGQDTKTIELEVSMVPAAIIFEGKQMNLSYRAEAMLSCAVTAFPPPKIIWTDSKGMILDKKMPPESVNHMYQSDIVVRNMTKSEKFSCHASNDLGDNLETIDVNVAAPFEVEEKPEADVKVEYGKAHVVKCHIKSALNMTIQWYRIPETKGVEQLIKSSDIYSISSDGTELTIAFMEPNLDGTYRCTAFLSDNVDEKISFNTKIKTTGLASPVLDKDISNMKVIAGSNVTLFCRIKFGNPTPDIRWIFMSRPDAIRPIYTSYTATGQELHISNVSLDDAGRYFCKAQNFVGKDQHEIELIVEAPPVITRSDVKAYTAIVGDVVLKIPCEATGYPKPAISWQVDGTDITPDSKYNIVEGALLVRSPVENDTLEYTCKAMNNVGEDSVILDGIVTDSIYEYENVRNIYIKKGSSEKISCNLTHTKTDTLRWFLNEYVTSQTGPYIYLENATEANDGNYSCRISNENGYSMNTFVVDVGYSPTFTSYQDDIIDWKGDTSLDCAASAKPEAMTHWYFEGKHIRTNESLEQLPITKWGQYICNVANVHGSVNRSFIVTSTDCLIDREVNNELTPLLITENLKWPIFEAKKKFLVIPHLEKLVLSCQSQDNPSNSFTIMPDKTTIEATCAGKDTFSIGGEIYKYSDLHCSGKILPVVKKTGDQCLNDGTEMVQVGYEVDEFIELYSVCMDTKNKVPLYTKMSMFDMNNINTSTAYKWFNHSDDSYFNNEVYSCESPASCCVAKEQLVNVNDVIFGPAQRSTFIDGLNSIPVWENCNNSRMSWRQLEERIRVLYDTTSQFGVWTGASDYVDTDKGKIPQYLWKVVRLHELYSVAIIYVNDPNPNDSQILCKNVCEEHSWVESYDKYTYCCELTDFLKAFNVTEEAIGGI; from the exons ATGTTGCTGCGGTTTCTGGCAATTTTGATCTTTGTGCATTCTGTTCTGTATGCGTCATGTGCAAGAACAAAGAGTTTAACGTTCGTCATCGATGACACGAAATCTATGAGAGACGATATAAATCAAGTGTTGAAGGAGGTTGATGGGATCATGAACTTAGTGCTCAACAAGGCTAGTGAAATTGAGGATTTAGTGCTGGTCACGTTTAACGATCCAG ATGTCCATCTCAGAAAAAAAACTAGAAGCCGCAAAGAGTTTGAAAGAGCTCTCAGTTccataaaagttaataattataataattatgactgtCCCGAATATTCGCTATCGGGTATCGAAATGGCGCTGTTTAAGAGCAAGCCTGGATCATACATATACGTCTTTACAGACGCGTCAGCAAAGGATTATAAAAAGGCAGATAAAATCAAGGATTTATGTCAAAAAACTCAGAGCAAA GTAGTGTTTGTACTGACTGGAAATTGCCGTCGCCCCGAAAGTGTCAAATATCAAGTCTACCACGAAGTAGCCATTGCTAGCTCGGGGCTGGTATTAGAAGTTGAAAAAAATGAAGTTAATCtg GTTGTTAAAACTATACATACTTTCGTAGAAGGCAACACAAATCCAGTGAAGTCTGTTACGATACCAGCAAATAAGAAGTTTGTTAAGCTTCCG TTCTCTGTGGACGACAAAACAGATAACATCATAATTTCAGGaacaggaaaaaatattatattacttgtcGACAGCATCGGCGAGGAAATACTCATGTCGACTAAGAACTCAAAG ATGCTGCAGCTGAATAAACCGGCACCAGGGAACTACACCATCAAAGTGAAGGCCTCTTCTACGTCCCACGTGGTTGTGTACGCCCGCACTAACTTCACGTTCCAGCATGGCTTCTCTCAAACCCAACCGAAGACCATAAACGATACATCACGGAAACCTTTAGCTA atatgcAAAACCGATTGTCTATATTGATCGAAGATCCAAACGATTCAGTTGAAATTGAAACAGCACAACTTATGAACCTTGAGGACGAGACGCCTATAGGCAAACCGcttcaattaaaacaaatagaagATAATTTATACATTACCCAGCCGTTTATATCACCCGAATTCCCATTTAAACTTGCG GTCAATGGCCACTACGTTGATAATAACAGACCAGTAAGAAGTTTCGCCAAGACACCGATTTATCCGAATATTGTAG atATAGCAGTTAAAAAGAAGCCAACAGTCACTATCAGCGAAGGAGTCAGTACTACGGTTATTATGGGTAGCGAACTGATTCTGACATGTAAAGTACACGCATATCCAAATCCGGAAATCATTTGGATTGACGAAAATGGAAATACTCTTCGTAGTAAA ACTTCTTGTGTAGAAAAACCATACGATTTCATAAGCTACCTCAATCTGACTCGTGTAgagaaagcaaaaaaatatgcatGCGCAGCAAGAAACCGCTTAGGACACgacaaaaaacaaattgatgTGAAAATTGGAGACCCATTCAAAGTGATATCATACCCTGgag aGAACACCCGCGCAAAATACGCAGAAAGTACATCGCTTAAATGTCGCATATCTtctgattttaaaatgaaaatcacCTGGTACTACAATGGTGGATATGGAGCGAAAAAGTTGCATTCAAATgatatttacaacatatcaTCAGATGGCACAGAACTAGTGATTAAATCTCTAAAGAAAGATCTAGCCGGAAAATACACCTGCGTCGCGTCATTACTAAGTGATAGACacattcgtaaaatatttactactaaTCTTGAAGTTTACGGTTATG ATCCtcctataatattaaagttagtTTCATTCTTGAGAGCGCAAGAATCGGAAGCTGTTACCATACCGTGTGT gctTAGTCAAGGTGTTCCAAAACCTACAATACAATGGCAGTACAGGACTAAGGGTTCCTTCGTTGATGTGGACGTTAAAGCAGATGCAAGACTACGAGTATCAAACGATGGACTCCACATATCCAAATCACAATTACTCGACAACGGGGAATACAAATGTATTGCACAAAATGACGCTGGTATCGATGAACATATAGCAA cgctaacaataaataaaaaaccagaGATAAATATTATCGAAGGaacagaaattaaaatagattacGGCAGCGAAGTACAAATCGAATGTAAAGTGACCGGTAACCCGCTACCTAAAATTGAATGGCGAGAAGAAAATGGAGATATTGTAGCGCCGAAGAGTTTG GATGATCCAATACGTCATCAATATCATCAGAGTTCAATATTGATATTGAAAAATCAGAAAAGGtccaaaaaaatgtattgttgcTCTGAAAACGCAGAAGGAAAAGACATGAAAGCCATTGATATTATTGTAGGGCCGGCTTTCCATGTCATATCTCATCCTGAAG gaGTAACAAACGTGAACTATAATGAAGAGGCTAACATAATTTGTGATGTAAGATCTAATATGCCAATGGAAATTACTTGGTTTTACACAAACGATAAGACGggtgaaaaaacaaaaataacaccATCATCGAAGTACTCGATGTTATTAAATGGAACGGTATTGAAAATTCATTCAATGGACTTAGATTTGGTTGGGAAGTATACGTGCAATGCTTCGTTGACTTTAGATGAAGATCAACATAGGTCTTTTGATACACTACTGCGGATACAAGGACTGA AAAAGCCTAAACTCGCAGAAGGTCCCCATTTGTTAAAAATGGTGAGAGCTGATTCGAAAGTTACATTAGAATGcag AGTTCTAGAAGGTCATCCGAAGCCCACAATATCTTGGGAGTTCCGGTCTCGTGGTTCAGACGTATTCTTACCCACAAACGCAACGGGAAATCAACTGGAAATCACAATTGCCATATTAAATAACTCTGGCCACTATCGATGCAAAGCTCAGAATGTACTGGGTCAAGACACGAAAACAATTG AACTTGAAGTATCCATGGTGCCAGCAGCAATAATCTTCGAAGGTAAGCAGATGAATCTATCGTACCGAGCCGAAGCCATGCTTTCGTGTGCAGTGACTGCGTTTCCGCCACCGAAAATTATCTGGACTGATAGTAAAGGAATGATTTTAGACAAAAAG ATGCCTCCGGAAAGTGTTAATCACATGTACCAATCCGACATAGTAGTGAGGAACATgacaaaatcagaaaaattCAGCTGTCACGCTTCGAACGATTTGGGAGACAATTTGGAAACTATCGATGTAAATGTAGCGGCGCCTTTTGAAGTCGAAGAAAAACCCGAAG CCGATGTTAAAGTAGAATATGGTAAGGCACATGTAGTCAAATGCCATATAAAATCAGCTTTAAACATGACTATACAATGGTACAGAATACCTGAGACGAAAGGAGTTGAACAACTTATTAAATCTTCagacatatattctatatcttCGGATGGTACAGAGCTTACTATTGCCTTCATGGAACCTAATCTTGACGGAACATATAGATGTACTGCATTTTTAAGTGATAATGTTGATGAGAAGATTTCATTTAACACGAAAATTAAAACGACTGGACTTG CTTCACCAGTACTCGATAAagacatttcaaatatgaaaGTCATAGCTGGATCAAATGTGACATTATTCTGTAG aatcaaGTTCGGCAACCCGACACCAGATATAAGATGGATTTTCATGAGTCGTCCTGATGCAATCCGACCTATCTATACATCCTATACAGCAACTGGACAAGAGTTGCACATATCAAATGTATCGCTTGATGACGCTGGCCGCTATTTCTGTAAAGCACAAAATTTTGTCGGCAAAGACCAGCATGAAATTGAACTCATCGTTGAAG cTCCACCAGTAATAACACGGTCTGACGTAAAAGCATACACTGCTATTGTTGGTGACGTAGTTCTGAAGATTCCGTGCGAAGCTACTGGATATCCTAAGCCAGCTATCTCGTGGCAAGTAGATGGAACTGATATAACGCCAG acTCAAAGTACAATATTGTGGAGGGAGCTCTACTTGTTCGTTCGCCTGTTGAAAATGATACTTTAGAGTACACATGCAAAGCGATGAATAATGTTGGTGAAGATAGTGTAATTCTTGATGGAATTGTGACAG ATAGCATTTATGAATACGAAAATGTTcgcaatatttacataaaaaaaggaTCTTCAGAGAAAATAAGCTGCAATTTGACACATACTAAAACTGACACACTCCGATGGTTTTTG AATGAATACGTCACAAGCCAAACTGGACCttatatatatttggaaaatGCTACTGAGGCTAACGACGGAAATTATTCATGTCGCATCAGCAACGAGAATGGTTATAGCATGAATACTTTTGTAGTGGACGTCGGCTACTCTCCCACTTTTACCTCGTACCAAGATGACATCATAGACTGGAAGGGCGATACATCATTAGATTGTGCTGCCAGCGCTAAACCCGAAGCTATG acgcATTGGTACTTCGAAGGTAAACACATAAGAACGAAtgaaagtttagagcagttgcCAATTACAAAATGGGGTCAATACATATGCAATGTCGCTAACGTCCATGGTTCTGTCAACAGATCCTTCATTGTTACTTCAACAG ATTGTCTAATAGACAGGGAGGTAAATAATGAACTCACTCCACTTCTTATAACTGAAAATCTTAAATGGCCGATATTTGAAGCAAAAAAGAAGTTTTTAGTGATACCGCATTTAGAGAAACTTGTTCTATCATGCCAAAGCCAGGATAACCCATCAAACTCGTTCACAATAATGCCAGACAAGACAACGATAGAGGCCACCTGCGCCGGCAAAGATACATTCTCGATCGGCggagaaatatataaatactctGATTTACACTGCAGTGGTAAAATTCTACCTGTTGTAAAAAAGACAGGAGATCAATGTCTCAACGATGGAACAGAAATGGTACAAGTAGGATACGAGGTTGATGAATTTATTGAACTGTACAGTGTCTGTATGGACACCAAAAATAAAGTGCCATTGTATACTAAAATGAGTATGTTTGATATGAATAACATAAATACTTCGACAGCGTACAAATGGTTTAACCACTCTGATGATAGCTATTTTAATAACGAAGTTTACTCCTGTGAAAGCCCAGCCTCGTGCTGTGTAGCTAAGGAACAATTAGTCAATGTTAATGACGTTATTTTCGGCCCCGCTCAGCGAAGCACTTTCATCGACGGTCTCAACTCTATACCAGTTTGGGAAAATTGCAATAACTCTAGA aTGAGCTGGCGTCAATTAGAGGAACGTATTAGAGTACTCTACGATACAACTTCACAGTTCGGAGTGTGGACCGGAGCGAGCGATTACGTTGATAcggataaaggaaaaattcctCAATATTTGTGGAAG GTGGTCCGACTTCACGAGCTGTATTCAGTCGCCATTATATACGTCAACGACCCAAATCCAAATGACAGTCAAATTTTGTGCAAGAATGTGTGCGAGGAACACTCATGGGTTGAATCTTATGACAAATACACCTACTGCTGCGAACTGACTGACTTCCTCAAAGCGTTCAATGTTACTGAGGAAGCTATTGGGGGAATTTAg